The DNA segment CCGCGATTCAGCATTGGTTCCTTAATATTATAATGCTTGACGTACTTCTGTAATGTGATACTGAAATTagctaaatatatttaatattaacaagTAACTCATACCTTGCAAAGCTCATCATTTAGGCCACAAATGGCTTGACTTGAATCCTGAGTTGAGCTCTCTTTTGGCATCGAATTGACTGTCACGTAAGGCAATCCATCATTGCCATTCTCAATTGAAATCATATTTTCTTTGACCAGAATTGAAATGATTAGAGAATTCTGCACGCTATCCATAAAATTGTGCGGATTACAAATGAGCTTAAAATATGGTATTGGTTTGTTGTTTCCACTACTATAGATGTGCTTAACTTGTTTCATAACTTGTCTCACAGCCGCTGACCCTTCGCCTTTGGACTTTCGTTCAAGTTTATCGCTTTCATCAGGACGTTTTTCTTCGATCTATAAGATGcataattatttgatttggAAAAAACAACTAACAAATGTGCTGgatatatacatttttcgTGCTTTTGCGTGCGACTCGTTGCTTGGGAACAGCTTCCTTGGGCTTAGCATCAATAAAGGACAGCATTGATGCGCTTGTAAAGAGCGGTCTTCCAAATTGGCAAGCGAGGGTGCACAGTGCATCCCAATTTTCTACGTTGTCTTTGAAAACGAGATTATTCTTCATTAGGTGTTAGACTCAATTACTCTTTCAGTATTAATAACCCAAAATTTTTACTCACAACTGCAGTACAAAACATTCGGTCCGTAAAATTCGTATTATATTGAATGGCCTTGCCGACAACTTCATGATTGCGTCTGAGTAGCTCAGTATCGAGCACTAGTTCCCTAGAATTTGTTCTGCGTTCCTCGTATCCTTGGACTATATCGTTTGCTTTACTCATAATATCATGAAGCGCAGTTATTGATTCGCCAAATGTGCATGTCTCGATCTGAttctcttttaaaaataaacgccATTAGTCGGGCTTTGAGGTTTGCAAGAGTGTCACCACTTACCTATCTGAATATTTTGATCAATTAATTCTTGGAGTTCTATAATGCGCTCGTTCTCATCAGTATTGCTATCCGATTGAATTGTATCcatcttttttaaatatttaatattatatttgtgaatgtaaaattttaaagcatCAATGTCGAATGCTGTTGAAATAGCGCAATCTTATCGATATGTCAATCGAATTGCGAAAGCAATCGATGAATTGTACATTTCAAACATTAATTTCTGAAATATCGAAATGAAAATCCACCCAATTGAATCTTTGAATGTATGTTTTCttgaatcatttattttaaaggaTGAGGTCGAAATTTTACATTAATAGTACATGGTTACATAGAATAGTTAGATTACTTCCTAAGTTTATTTCCCTGTGCCGGCCGATTTCCTTGACCCGAATTTCCCGCACGCATTCCACCGTTTCCCAATCCGCCACCATTCGGTCCACTTCGAATACTAAAGTTATTGCGGTTCCCACTCCGGGCACCTCGTTGATTTTGATTCTGGGACGAATTGCCGCCGCGATTCTTATTAAGTTCTGCGCGATTTCGCGATTTTGCTTGAGCATCTTCTTTCACCATGTCGATTACTTCATCAGGTATACGCAAATACTTTATTGTGCTGCCCCGTATGTAGCATTCTGGCATCCTCCAAAACCGATCGCCGTCCTGaaatcatacaaaatattactCCAGTTCACCTTTGCGAGATTGAACTAACCTTTGAAGTGCAAATTACATCTCGCAAATTTATATTCATCCAGGAGTCACAACTGACTAAATGACCATTGTAAGTTTCTCCGTTCTTTAACTCCACCAGCTATGGGACGAAGCcgaataaaatacaaaacaaatttaatatgctCACGTTGCTCGACACTGTTGCAATGCATGAAAACTTACCATCGGGTGACTCTGCGCTGTTTTTAAAAGTGATAATGGCAACTGCAAAGGGAAAGCTTCATAATTgattatattcaatataatttataattgacttaccattatatttcttttatgttattattgaaACATGCAAGAAACATGCACTAGGGATGAGAGATTAGGGCTGGGATATCGGATTGTGAAATATCGATAATTCATCGCAACTATACTTTTTCGATAATATCGaatgtattatgtatttttttttttgtgttttatgttaCCACCCGACCCATGGGCAGGGGGAATTAGTGTATTATGTATTAACcacaatttaaatgatttcgaattttgttaataaaatcaaGATTCTTACATTTCTTTATTCgcttatttttggtttttttatatttttatcatctGTTAAAAACTTAGTGAtacctttttgtttttttgctgtcatttttttttttgatacatCTTGAACTGCTTATCCAATTCTTTAACATTTTCCTGGGGAAGAGTCCATTCCGAAATATTTGACTTTTTCGTGGGATCTACTTCTACGGAGTATTCTGGAATTTCAATACCTAGACGTTTGCAAACTTTAGTCAATATCTCGTCAATGTAACTCGAAATAACAAGAGTTGCTTTCTTGTCCTGTAATGAGTATAGCATCAGTTCTGTAATTAAACTCAATTATTCGTTATTGACTTTACATGTTTCGTTGGTTGAAGGTTGCAAATAACCAGCTTGCCGCCTTGCTTGAGATTCTTAAGAGGTAAATTACCACTTGGCACAATTTGAAGAGTAGTTCCCAGAGTAATGTTTAAGTCTGACAAACTAATTTTTCAAAGATGAAAAgataaaatatgcaacaatttgaggatattatatatttcttacgTGGAATGCATGAAGGCCATTTCTAAATCACGCTCGGGCAGGTCGTCTTCCCAATCTAAAACAGTATCGTGCAAAACGCCTCCGCGACAACTGCGGCTATTACCAAAACTATTCGATTTGCAGGGAATTCCCGATGGCTTTTGGCCTACCGTCTCCACAGCCGTCGATCGAACGAACTGTCGACGACATTTTTGACACTGGTCGATGAACATATTGCCATGCAACTCAGCCAAATGCTTTCTATCTAGTCCAGATTTTAGATGCAGACCATCAATGTTTtgtgaaattatatattgaatataacCATGCTCAACTAACGACCGCAGAGCCATGTGAGACTTGGTGGGCTTGGCATCGTCAAATGATGTGTTAAATGTCGGTTTCTCACCTTTTTTCTCGAGTGTCCAGACGCCATTTGGGCCTCTGaaattgtgttaaaaatagaaaatgaaaatttatttaatgtcaGCTTACCGAAAATCGGGAATACCGGCGGATGTGCTTAAACCTGCACCTGTGTGTATTACAACATGCTTCGactctttaattaaattggcCAACTCCTTACACTTTTGGTGAACAACTTCTTCGGTGTCAAAATTCTAGacaatatgaataaaaatatgggtaaatatttattaaaatatcgtAAGTAAAATTATTAACACACTTCTGCAATGCCAAGTATTCCTTTATTCTCATATTCAGACAGGCCTTCTGCATAATTGCAactcattttttaatattaaaagtgtAGGCTAAAACtttgtttacatatttaattgtttacatttgagCAGTAGCTAACTATCGAAACTGTATCCAAAACATACATGTAATCGATATTTATATGtgttctatttattatttaatcgATATTGTCAGCTGTTTATTGTTATGGTTTattgaaagcaaaatgcaGTTTAGATCagtgcaaaatttatttaaaaatgttaacaataGTGCATATTACTTACACCGGAATTTTTTCCAAATTACTAAACggtatgtttattaaatattaaaaataatgaggTGTAGCCGATagttttcataaaaatattcattcgATGTTGACCGTTGCCAACTAAAAAttcgttttaaattaaactatttaacTCGAGTCATTTCATCTTGATTCATTTCAGTGATAAGGGCAAATGGGATTTAATTAACGATACTGGAAAAGTTTCTGTTGAACGGAGCATACCCGAGCATATTGAGAAACCTCCATACTACTTCAAACATATGGGAGCCGGCAACACATTAGGAACaccagaaataaaaaatgcggAGCAAATCAAGCAAATGCGCTCGAGTGGCAAATTAGCTGCACAAATTCTTAGGGAATGCGGCAGAATGGCCACAATTGGAACAACTACCGATGAGATAGACGAGTTTGCCCACAAGCGTATTCTTGCCCACAATGCGTATCCATCTCCGTTGCGATATGCAGGATTTCCTAAGTCAGTGTGTACATCTATAAATAATGTAGCATGTCATGGTATTCCAGATGATCGACAGTTGGTCGATGGCGATATTATCAACATTGATGTAACAGTTTATCTGAATGGCTGCCATGGCGATTGCTCAGAAACGTTTCTTGTGGGAGACGTTGATGAACGAGGACGATTCCTTGTGAGTGCCACACGAGAATGCCTAATGAAGTGCATTGCACTCTGTGGACCCGGCGTGGCCTTTAATGAGATTGGTAAATGCATTGACCTATTTTGCAGTGAGCAAAAGCTGGAATCAGTTGCAGCATTTATTGGCCATGGCATTGGCAACTATTTTCATGGCCCGCCCGAGATCTACCATTACGGTAAGCAGATCTTtctgaaattgaattgaaattgtgcaATCCAAATCGCTTTTATGCTACTGTAGCTAATGATGTTCCTGGAGAAATGCAATCAGGCATGACATTTACAATCGAACCCATCCTATCTTTGGGCGGTGGAGAAATAGGACTTTTAGAAGACGGTTGGACGGCAGTTAGCTTGGACGATTCTCGCAGTGCCCAATTTGAGCACACTATTTTAATAACAGAAAATGGTGTCGATATACTCACAAGTGCAGACTAGAAATACATATTGTTACATAAATTGTTAGAGACATACATAAAtgttcaattttattgcagAGAGTTGAACGaagcaaataaacatatatttgtgAATAAATACTTATGCCGGCTTGCagaaaaattttgttgtttccaCGTGAAATAATTTGCTGATGCGgatgtttgtgtttgtgaaATTGCCAGTTGAAATTGGAGTAATATCCGTGCTTAACATAGTTAGCTGCATATAGCATTTGACTTTTGCACGGGCTTCTGTATCGGCAGGAAGAGCTTGAACTCGGGCGGCAGTTCGTCCTCCGAATAGAGCCGATCAGAGAAATAAACTCGACGAATTCGACAGTTTGCATGAATCTGCACCCGTAAAGTTTCAACATAGTTGGTGCCGTAGGCTCGTCGAGTGAAGTCAGATAGATTGAATTGAATCTGATTCCAACCCTCATCTAAGCGCATTGGCATTGTACAAATAAACGGCTTCACCCGAGTGGTAGATTGATAATTGCTCGCACGGAACCGGCGT comes from the Drosophila sulfurigaster albostrigata strain 15112-1811.04 chromosome 2L, ASM2355843v2, whole genome shotgun sequence genome and includes:
- the LOC133845981 gene encoding uncharacterized protein LOC133845981, with translation MDTIQSDSNTDENERIIELQELIDQNIQIENQIETCTFGESITALHDIMSKANDIVQGYEERRTNSRELVLDTELLRRNHEVVGKAIQYNTNFTDRMFCTAVNNLVFKDNVENWDALCTLACQFGRPLFTSASMLSFIDAKPKEAVPKQRVARKSTKNIEEKRPDESDKLERKSKGEGSAAVRQVMKQVKHIYSSGNNKPIPYFKLICNPHNFMDSVQNSLIISILVKENMISIENGNDGLPYVTVNSMPKESSTQDSSQAICGLNDELCKKYVKHYNIKEPMLNRGKLDEH
- the LOC133835306 gene encoding NAD-dependent protein deacetylase Sirt6 gives rise to the protein MSCNYAEGLSEYENKGILGIAENFDTEEVVHQKCKELANLIKESKHVVIHTGAGLSTSAGIPDFRGPNGVWTLEKKGEKPTFNTSFDDAKPTKSHMALRSLVEHGYIQYIISQNIDGLHLKSGLDRKHLAELHGNMFIDQCQKCRRQFVRSTAVETVGQKPSGIPCKSNSFGNSRSCRGGVLHDTVLDWEDDLPERDLEMAFMHSTLSDLNITLGTTLQIVPSGNLPLKNLKQGGKLVICNLQPTKHDKKATLVISSYIDEILTKVCKRLGIEIPEYSVEVDPTKKSNISEWTLPQENVKELDKQFKMYQKKK
- the LOC133845992 gene encoding U6 snRNA-associated Sm-like protein LSm4, giving the protein MLPLSLLKTAQSHPMLVELKNGETYNGHLVSCDSWMNINLRDVICTSKDGDRFWRMPECYIRGSTIKYLRIPDEVIDMVKEDAQAKSRNRAELNKNRGGNSSQNQNQRGARSGNRNNFSIRSGPNGGGLGNGGMRAGNSGQGNRPAQGNKLRK
- the LOC133835347 gene encoding cilia- and flagella-associated protein 20, whose product is MFKNTFQSGFLSILYSIGSKPLQLWDKKVRNGHIKRITDNDIQSLVLEIVGTNVSTTFITCPADPKKTLGIKLPFLVMIIKNMKKYFTFEVQVLDDKNVRRRFRASNYQSTTRVKPFICTMPMRLDEGWNQIQFNLSDFTRRAYGTNYVETLRVQIHANCRIRRVYFSDRLYSEDELPPEFKLFLPIQKPVQKSNAICS
- the LOC133835295 gene encoding methionine aminopeptidase 1D, mitochondrial, which produces MQFRSVQNLFKNVNNSAYYLHRNFFQITKRDKGKWDLINDTGKVSVERSIPEHIEKPPYYFKHMGAGNTLGTPEIKNAEQIKQMRSSGKLAAQILRECGRMATIGTTTDEIDEFAHKRILAHNAYPSPLRYAGFPKSVCTSINNVACHGIPDDRQLVDGDIINIDVTVYLNGCHGDCSETFLVGDVDERGRFLVSATRECLMKCIALCGPGVAFNEIGKCIDLFCSEQKLESVAAFIGHGIGNYFHGPPEIYHYANDVPGEMQSGMTFTIEPILSLGGGEIGLLEDGWTAVSLDDSRSAQFEHTILITENGVDILTSAD